From a region of the Deltaproteobacteria bacterium genome:
- a CDS encoding tetratricopeptide repeat protein, translated as MSSILISLLLLVASYTIVPHAYALEKAAWRDYYAKVYSIEAIKSGTKEMLNSYKSASHDINNAVRLAKDGKHQEAVRELLGNNDEEPVFIKGIIYETMGFFPEAVGNYTRLVQFYPNGKFFKKAVIRNAFLKLIKGLKTDSISLVKEASRDFYRVYKESDEPDEWKDAIAGYAVTLSIIKEDAYADEVFRKVEGHISLNPSYQFFIAENYLKMGRLKEAKALFQKLLETQRESNISPYINLRLGDISILEGRDAQGELFYNEMIKTTKSLSGTGIKETSDTVIMGTMALSESYMKKGKNNQVIKLLKGFLEKPIDAAVNDSARYYLIKLLKAEGSLQEAISLSNKFLASYPMSTWKKDVEAIRDDIIYTSISNTYNNGDYQKTSRFYYENKPFIKDERLLIMIGESLLHLNLPKEAEGVYKFLKKGKGIKGSLGLAKSFIMDGNAKKSIEIIKGISSLKNEERMEVARVYYMIGNHYFRTGEYEDALRSYSLAQKGGMDEPDLHLKTGRIYELLGRRDDAVKIYEGIVLKTSNEILKAKAFIRLGDIYYISKEWENSLSFYAKGVQYMASGEERLKFIYKMGEANISIGKKREAVAAWQEVEREDKGYLGKLASERLQEVKTWEILQM; from the coding sequence ATGAGTTCTATTTTAATTTCCCTGTTATTACTAGTTGCTTCTTATACTATAGTTCCCCATGCCTATGCTTTAGAGAAAGCGGCATGGAGGGATTATTATGCCAAAGTCTATTCAATAGAGGCGATTAAGAGTGGGACAAAGGAGATGCTCAATAGTTATAAATCAGCATCCCATGATATAAATAATGCGGTCAGATTGGCAAAGGATGGTAAGCATCAAGAAGCCGTCAGAGAACTTTTGGGTAATAATGATGAGGAGCCTGTATTTATAAAAGGCATTATTTATGAAACAATGGGTTTTTTCCCAGAGGCAGTTGGCAATTATACAAGGCTTGTTCAGTTCTACCCAAATGGGAAATTTTTTAAAAAGGCGGTTATAAGAAATGCCTTTTTAAAACTGATTAAGGGACTGAAGACAGATTCAATATCATTAGTAAAAGAGGCGTCCCGTGATTTTTACAGGGTTTATAAGGAATCTGACGAACCAGATGAATGGAAAGATGCAATAGCAGGTTATGCTGTAACCTTATCCATAATTAAAGAAGATGCCTATGCTGATGAGGTATTCAGGAAGGTGGAAGGTCATATATCTCTTAATCCATCGTATCAGTTTTTCATCGCTGAAAACTACTTAAAGATGGGGAGATTAAAGGAGGCAAAGGCACTGTTTCAAAAACTACTTGAAACACAAAGAGAGTCTAATATCAGTCCATACATAAACTTAAGGCTCGGCGATATATCTATTCTGGAGGGTAGAGATGCTCAAGGGGAATTATTTTATAACGAGATGATAAAAACCACAAAATCTCTTTCAGGCACAGGGATAAAGGAAACCTCTGATACTGTAATTATGGGGACAATGGCTTTGTCAGAATCATACATGAAGAAAGGCAAAAATAATCAGGTAATAAAACTTTTAAAGGGTTTTTTAGAAAAGCCCATTGATGCCGCTGTTAATGATTCAGCAAGGTATTATCTTATAAAACTTTTAAAGGCAGAAGGTAGTTTACAAGAGGCTATATCCCTGTCTAATAAATTTCTAGCATCATATCCGATGAGTACATGGAAAAAGGATGTTGAGGCGATACGGGATGATATTATTTACACATCTATATCAAATACCTATAACAATGGCGATTATCAAAAGACATCAAGATTTTACTATGAAAATAAGCCGTTTATTAAAGATGAACGCCTTTTAATAATGATAGGTGAAAGTCTTCTTCACTTGAATCTGCCAAAAGAGGCAGAGGGGGTATATAAATTCCTTAAAAAGGGGAAAGGGATAAAGGGCTCTTTAGGACTGGCAAAGAGTTTCATTATGGACGGTAATGCTAAAAAATCCATTGAGATAATAAAGGGCATCTCTTCCTTAAAAAATGAAGAAAGAATGGAGGTGGCACGGGTTTATTACATGATAGGCAATCATTATTTCAGGACAGGGGAATATGAAGATGCCTTAAGGTCATACTCCCTTGCACAAAAAGGCGGTATGGATGAACCTGACCTGCATCTTAAAACAGGCCGTATCTATGAACTGCTTGGCAGGAGGGATGATGCAGTTAAGATTTATGAGGGTATCGTGCTTAAGACATCAAACGAAATTCTGAAGGCAAAGGCATTTATAAGACTTGGCGATATCTACTATATCTCTAAAGAATGGGAGAATTCGCTGTCATTTTATGCAAAAGGGGTTCAATATATGGCTAGTGGTGAAGAGAGGCTTAAGTTTATTTATAAGATGGGTGAGGCTAACATAAGCATTGGTAAAAAGAGAGAGGCGGTTGCAGCATGGCAGGAGGTAGAAAGAGAGGACAAGGGTTATCTTGGCAAACTTGCCAGTGAAAGACTGCAAGAGGTGAAAACATGGGAAATTCTACAGATGTAA
- a CDS encoding PAS domain S-box protein — MNWQSLKVRYTGATLLLILLIITTISSRYIIAKFNEDTGFLIDTAGGQRMRAVRLAYLANRYQANPSPSSRMVIEDAVTDYQARMDALRNGKAFGIQNGVSGQRAIENLASGIHLWGVYKLLIKDSMAGSYDAFAIDGTMQNLVSSMDTLSKNLAEELKRKNASAVRIQIYLALVTISLAIIYILATTYYIIRPLIEIEKVLKNYGTGDLSVRMTFPSSFLGIFKFQDEVYSIREGLNTAIENTGKIIKDVREKNFKLEDSYKRVYELEQRLDSIFNGIVDYIILLDKECKIIEANSAFLNDMGFTRQEIMGKKCCDAVPNLKQVHNGCIFKEDLYSNKRKDIEGKLVINGKERVFQIHSFALEVPDNGVVAYMRDITEEAKLKERLIAAERLSYIGYLSTGFAHEINNPLTSVMGFTELLLNSETDQLKVKRLNSIYEAANRCEVVVQNLIAFRDIGGVKKILTDINILVEDALRLTGKRLAANGISLRQELDKELQEVMICAFHIKQALVELINNSCDAIKGNKGEKAIYIRTSNINKGVRIEVIDTGCGIPESNMGKIFMPFFSTKDVGKGTGLGLSTAYRIIEEHGGTITFTSKENEGTTFTIELPSDFTEQKNSA; from the coding sequence ATGAACTGGCAGTCTTTAAAGGTTAGATATACAGGCGCAACCCTCTTACTCATACTGCTTATTATTACCACAATCTCTTCAAGATACATCATTGCCAAGTTTAATGAAGATACGGGATTTTTAATTGACACTGCCGGTGGACAAAGGATGCGGGCAGTAAGACTGGCATATCTTGCAAACAGGTATCAGGCAAACCCCAGCCCTTCCTCACGCATGGTTATTGAAGATGCTGTAACTGATTATCAGGCAAGGATGGATGCCCTTCGTAATGGCAAGGCATTTGGCATTCAAAATGGCGTCAGCGGTCAACGGGCAATAGAAAACCTTGCCAGCGGCATTCATTTATGGGGGGTATACAAACTGCTCATTAAGGACTCTATGGCAGGCAGTTATGACGCATTTGCAATAGATGGGACAATGCAAAATCTTGTGTCATCTATGGATACCCTGTCCAAAAATCTTGCTGAAGAACTTAAAAGAAAAAATGCAAGTGCAGTGCGTATTCAAATATATCTTGCTTTAGTTACAATTAGTTTAGCCATTATCTATATCCTTGCCACCACCTATTATATAATCAGACCACTTATAGAGATAGAAAAGGTGCTTAAAAACTATGGCACAGGTGATTTATCTGTAAGAATGACATTTCCCTCCTCTTTTCTGGGCATATTCAAATTTCAAGACGAGGTTTACAGTATTAGAGAGGGGTTAAACACAGCCATAGAAAATACAGGCAAGATTATAAAGGATGTCAGGGAGAAGAATTTTAAACTTGAGGATTCTTATAAAAGAGTTTACGAACTGGAACAGAGGCTTGACAGCATATTTAATGGTATCGTGGATTATATAATCCTTTTGGATAAAGAGTGTAAAATCATTGAAGCAAACAGCGCCTTTCTAAATGATATGGGGTTTACGAGACAGGAGATTATGGGCAAAAAATGTTGTGATGCAGTGCCTAATCTTAAACAGGTTCATAATGGTTGTATATTCAAGGAGGATTTATATTCAAATAAGAGAAAGGATATTGAGGGGAAACTAGTGATAAATGGCAAAGAAAGGGTTTTTCAGATACACAGTTTTGCTCTGGAGGTCCCCGATAATGGGGTGGTAGCATATATGCGGGATATAACAGAAGAGGCAAAACTCAAAGAAAGGTTAATTGCCGCTGAAAGACTGTCATATATCGGCTATCTATCCACAGGGTTTGCCCATGAAATTAACAACCCCCTTACGAGTGTAATGGGCTTTACTGAGCTACTTTTAAATAGCGAGACTGACCAATTAAAGGTAAAGAGGTTAAATAGTATTTATGAGGCTGCTAATAGATGTGAAGTGGTTGTTCAAAATCTTATTGCCTTCAGAGATATCGGTGGTGTTAAAAAGATATTAACTGATATAAATATACTCGTGGAAGATGCTCTAAGATTGACAGGTAAGCGATTGGCAGCAAATGGAATTAGTTTAAGACAGGAACTTGATAAGGAATTGCAAGAAGTTATGATATGTGCATTTCATATAAAGCAAGCACTAGTAGAACTCATAAATAATAGTTGTGATGCGATTAAAGGGAATAAAGGTGAAAAGGCAATATATATACGTACATCAAATATCAATAAAGGTGTCAGGATTGAGGTAATTGATACAGGCTGTGGAATACCTGAATCTAACATGGGAAAGATATTTATGCCATTCTTTTCCACAAAAGATGTTGGCAAAGGGACCGGACTCGGACTTTCTACAGCATATCGTATAATAGAAGAACATGGCGGGACAATTACCTTCACCAGCAAAGAAAATGAAGGCACAACCTTTACAATTGAACTCCCTTCAGATTTTACCGAGCAAAAGAATTCTGCATAA
- a CDS encoding sigma-54-dependent Fis family transcriptional regulator, which produces MHRLLVIDDETQLRTALYEVLKRRGYDVVAVDSGKEGIERLKQNRFDAVITDVKMPGMGGLDVLRSVRCTNPHTPVLMMTAFGTIESAIEAMKEGARDYILKPFSPELIDSAIKKVLIHEDNHNGFEIITRSSKMQGILEIARSIAPSSVTVLITGESGTGKELLARYIHDKSSRKAMPFVAINCASIPDGLLESELFGHEKGSFTGAVAGRKGKFELANEGTILLDEIGEMGLNLQAKLLRVLQQKEIDKIGGSKPLQIDIRVIATTNRELKKEVDAKRFREDLFYRLNVFPIVIPPLRERMEDITILADYFLEKFCKKNGKDIEGISDDAMKYLKSYQWKGNVREFENVMERAVLMCRGCEIKAKDIACDNGYEKGGQGGISSEMQERHSNGTLRDMEKGLIFKALKDTEGNKTRAAKTLGISIRTLRNKLREYGMRKELPTKISHEF; this is translated from the coding sequence ATGCACAGACTACTTGTAATAGATGATGAGACTCAATTGCGGACTGCCCTGTATGAGGTGCTTAAGAGGAGAGGGTATGATGTTGTTGCAGTGGACAGCGGAAAAGAAGGGATTGAAAGACTTAAGCAAAATAGATTTGATGCTGTTATTACAGATGTAAAGATGCCGGGGATGGGTGGGCTAGATGTCCTCCGCAGTGTGAGATGCACCAATCCCCATACCCCTGTCCTTATGATGACAGCATTCGGCACTATTGAAAGCGCTATTGAGGCAATGAAAGAGGGGGCAAGGGATTATATCTTAAAGCCTTTTTCCCCTGAACTTATTGACTCAGCCATTAAAAAGGTTCTTATACATGAAGATAATCATAATGGATTTGAGATAATAACACGCAGCAGCAAGATGCAGGGAATCCTTGAGATTGCTAGAAGTATTGCACCATCTTCTGTAACTGTTTTAATTACAGGTGAAAGCGGCACAGGCAAGGAACTCCTTGCCAGATATATACATGATAAAAGTTCCAGAAAGGCGATGCCTTTTGTAGCAATAAATTGTGCCTCAATCCCTGACGGACTTCTGGAGAGCGAACTCTTTGGGCATGAAAAGGGTTCATTCACAGGCGCAGTAGCAGGCAGAAAGGGCAAGTTTGAGTTGGCAAATGAAGGCACAATCCTTTTAGATGAGATTGGTGAGATGGGGCTTAATCTTCAGGCAAAACTTTTAAGGGTATTACAGCAAAAGGAGATAGATAAGATTGGAGGCAGTAAACCCCTGCAAATAGACATAAGGGTTATTGCCACTACAAACAGGGAACTCAAAAAAGAGGTGGATGCAAAGAGATTTAGAGAAGACCTTTTTTACAGACTAAATGTCTTTCCTATAGTAATCCCTCCGTTAAGAGAAAGAATGGAGGATATAACCATTCTGGCAGACTATTTTCTTGAAAAGTTCTGTAAAAAGAATGGGAAAGATATAGAGGGTATAAGTGATGATGCAATGAAATATCTAAAGAGTTATCAATGGAAAGGGAATGTGAGGGAGTTTGAAAATGTAATGGAGAGGGCAGTCCTTATGTGCAGGGGTTGTGAGATAAAGGCAAAAGATATTGCCTGTGATAATGGGTATGAAAAAGGGGGGCAAGGGGGCATTTCATCTGAAATGCAAGAGAGGCATTCAAATGGCACTTTAAGGGACATGGAAAAGGGTCTCATATTTAAGGCCTTGAAAGATACTGAAGGTAATAAAACAAGGGCAGCAAAGACCTTAGGTATCAGCATAAGAACCTTGAGAAATAAACTGAGGGAATATGGGATGAGGAAAGAATTGCCTACTAAAATATCGCATGAATTTTAA
- a CDS encoding PAS domain S-box protein — protein MGNSTDVSALISAFNTFESASRTLESYYKGLEKRVEDLNLELAEKNNYLTGLIEALPVGIIVTDNSGRIATVNKLACSILEKAPELLAEEKIENIAGALDRLLMNGKRCMEYETVMTGMDSKKKTISISATILKNLEGYEAGSLIVLKDISEIKRLRESVERDKRLKAMGEMAASIAHQIRNPLGSIELFASILDEDLNDNNASQRFAKEIIHAVKALNNTLSNMLLFANNSRPFKVEVGVDEIIKDTIDTCKFLFIDRNLDIDAGCSGPDIKLSLDKELLKQALLNLIMNGAEAIDNRESGKISIISRQDKDSIHIIVSDNGCGIPENDLEEIFNPFFTLKPKGTGLGLTVVNNIIKAHGGIITLESSIGKGTTFDIALPIG, from the coding sequence ATGGGAAATTCTACAGATGTAAGCGCCCTTATAAGTGCCTTTAATACATTTGAAAGTGCGTCCAGAACACTTGAGTCTTATTATAAAGGACTTGAAAAGAGGGTTGAAGACCTTAATCTGGAACTTGCGGAAAAGAATAATTATCTGACAGGCCTTATTGAGGCGCTTCCTGTCGGCATAATAGTTACAGATAATTCAGGGAGGATAGCCACTGTCAATAAATTAGCATGTTCTATTCTGGAAAAGGCGCCGGAACTGCTTGCAGAAGAAAAGATTGAAAATATAGCAGGGGCTTTAGACAGGCTATTAATGAATGGTAAGAGGTGTATGGAGTATGAAACTGTAATGACAGGCATGGATAGTAAAAAGAAGACGATTTCCATTAGTGCGACAATACTTAAAAACCTTGAAGGCTATGAGGCAGGCAGCCTTATTGTTTTAAAGGATATTTCAGAGATTAAAAGACTGCGTGAATCAGTAGAGAGAGACAAGAGGTTAAAGGCAATGGGAGAGATGGCGGCGAGCATTGCACATCAAATCAGAAATCCCCTTGGCAGTATTGAACTATTTGCCTCCATTCTGGATGAAGACTTAAATGATAACAATGCCTCACAACGATTTGCAAAAGAGATTATCCATGCTGTTAAAGCACTTAATAACACGCTGTCAAACATGCTTTTATTTGCTAATAATTCAAGACCATTTAAGGTAGAAGTGGGGGTTGATGAGATAATAAAAGATACTATTGATACCTGCAAATTTCTTTTTATTGATAGAAATTTGGATATAGATGCCGGTTGCAGCGGCCCTGACATTAAACTTTCATTAGACAAAGAGTTATTAAAACAGGCGCTTTTAAACCTTATTATGAATGGTGCAGAGGCTATAGACAATAGGGAAAGTGGAAAGATTTCTATTATATCAAGACAGGATAAAGACAGCATTCATATCATAGTGTCAGATAATGGCTGCGGTATACCTGAAAATGACCTTGAAGAGATATTTAACCCATTTTTTACCCTAAAACCAAAAGGCACAGGGCTTGGTTTAACTGTTGTGAACAATATTATTAAGGCACATGGGGGCATTATAACTTTAGAGAGCAGCATTGGCAAAGGCACTACATTTGATATTGCCCTGCCGATTGGATAA